One genomic segment of Amycolatopsis sp. WQ 127309 includes these proteins:
- a CDS encoding VWA domain-containing protein — protein MSLTGFTAPWWFLLLIAVAAVAVGYVLAQRARRKRTMRFANLELLEKVAPKSQGWVRHVPAVLIVLSLLLLTVALAGPTAEQKVPRNRATVMLVIDVSLSMEATDVAPTRLKAAQDAATQFAQNMTPGINLGLISFAGTATVLVNPTTDRNGVIKAIDNLKLAQSTATGEGIFAALQSVESFSSVVGGADGPPPARIVLMSDGKQTVPEDLYAARGGYTAAQAAKQAGVPISSISFGTTHGSVDIEGKAQPVSVDDESLREIARLSGGEFYKAASAEELKKVYGDLGEQIGYEIKDADASKPWLVVGTLILMLGAAASLFYGQRLP, from the coding sequence GTGAGCTTGACGGGGTTCACCGCGCCGTGGTGGTTCCTGCTGCTGATCGCCGTGGCCGCGGTCGCCGTCGGGTACGTCCTGGCCCAGCGGGCGCGCCGGAAGCGGACCATGCGGTTCGCGAACCTGGAGCTGCTGGAGAAGGTCGCGCCGAAGAGCCAGGGCTGGGTCCGGCACGTGCCGGCGGTGCTGATCGTGCTGTCGCTGCTGCTGCTGACCGTGGCGCTGGCCGGGCCGACCGCCGAGCAGAAGGTGCCGCGCAACCGGGCGACCGTGATGCTGGTGATCGACGTGTCGCTGTCGATGGAGGCCACCGACGTCGCGCCGACGCGGCTGAAGGCGGCCCAGGACGCGGCGACGCAGTTCGCGCAGAACATGACCCCCGGGATCAACCTGGGGCTGATCTCCTTCGCGGGCACCGCGACGGTGCTGGTCAACCCGACCACGGACCGCAACGGCGTCATCAAGGCGATCGACAACCTGAAGCTGGCGCAGTCCACGGCCACCGGTGAAGGCATCTTCGCGGCCCTGCAGTCGGTGGAGAGCTTCTCCAGCGTCGTGGGCGGGGCCGACGGCCCGCCGCCGGCGCGCATAGTGCTGATGTCCGACGGCAAGCAGACCGTCCCGGAGGACCTGTACGCGGCCCGCGGCGGCTACACCGCGGCGCAGGCGGCGAAGCAGGCCGGCGTGCCGATCTCGTCGATCTCCTTCGGCACCACGCACGGCTCGGTCGACATCGAGGGCAAGGCCCAGCCGGTGAGCGTCGACGACGAGTCGCTGCGCGAGATCGCGCGGCTGTCCGGCGGCGAGTTCTACAAGGCGGCCAGCGCGGAAGAGCTGAAGAAGGTCTACGGCGACCTCGGCGAGCAGATCGGCTACGAGATCAAGGACGCCGACGCGAGCAAGCCGTGGCTGGTCGTCGGGACGCTGATCCTGATGCTGGGCGCCGCGGCGAGCCTGTTCTACGGCCAGCGGCTCCCGTAG
- a CDS encoding DUF58 domain-containing protein, producing MAKNEKGERPSWAPPVLRGDRLEAGLRTLELDVRRRLDGLLQGNHLGLVPGPGSEPGEARPYQPGDDVRRMDWAVTARTTTPHIRETVADRELETWVVADLSASLDFGTALCEKRDLVVCAVAAVAHLTGGGGNRIGALLSTGAETTRVPARGGLAHARGLVRKIAATPRAPEGTRGDFADALEALRRPPRRRGLAVVISDFLGEPTWERPLRALGGRHELIAIEVLDPRDIDLPEVGTVVLADPETGKQREVHASALLRKEFGAAAHAHRQTVAAGLRRAGAAHLTLRTDADWIADMVRFVVARKRRWSGGVA from the coding sequence ATGGCGAAGAACGAGAAGGGCGAGCGCCCTTCGTGGGCCCCGCCGGTCCTGCGCGGCGACCGGCTGGAGGCCGGGCTCCGCACGCTGGAGCTCGACGTCCGCCGCCGGCTCGACGGCCTGCTGCAGGGCAACCACCTCGGCCTGGTGCCGGGGCCGGGGTCCGAGCCCGGCGAGGCGCGGCCGTACCAGCCCGGCGACGACGTGCGCCGGATGGACTGGGCCGTCACCGCCCGCACCACCACCCCGCACATCCGCGAGACGGTGGCCGACCGCGAGCTGGAGACCTGGGTGGTCGCCGACCTGTCGGCGAGCCTCGACTTCGGCACGGCGCTGTGCGAGAAGCGGGACCTGGTGGTCTGCGCGGTCGCGGCGGTCGCGCACCTGACCGGGGGCGGCGGCAACCGGATCGGCGCCCTGCTGTCCACCGGCGCCGAGACCACCCGCGTCCCCGCCCGCGGCGGCCTCGCGCACGCCCGCGGGCTGGTCCGCAAGATCGCCGCGACGCCGCGCGCGCCCGAAGGCACCCGGGGTGACTTCGCCGACGCCCTGGAGGCGTTGCGCCGGCCGCCGCGCCGCCGGGGCCTGGCCGTGGTGATCTCCGACTTCCTGGGCGAGCCCACCTGGGAGCGGCCGCTGCGGGCGCTCGGCGGGCGCCACGAACTGATCGCGATCGAAGTCCTCGACCCGCGCGACATCGACCTGCCCGAGGTGGGCACCGTCGTGCTGGCCGACCCGGAGACAGGGAAACAGCGCGAAGTGCACGCTTCGGCCTTGCTGCGCAAGGAGTTCGGGGCCGCGGCCCACGCCCACCGGCAGACGGTGGCGGCCGGCCTGCGGCGCGCGGGTGCGGCGCACCTGACGCTGCGCACCGACGCCGACTGGATCGCCGACATGGTCCGGTTCGTCGTCGCCCGCAAGCGGCGCTGGTCCGGGGGTGTCGCGTGA
- a CDS encoding MoxR family ATPase, translating into MTEPGYAEGGNGQQPATPARDAQLLERTVFEVKRIIVGQDRLVERMLVGLLAKGHLLLEGVPGVAKTLAVETFARVVGGSFSRVQFTPDLVPADILGTRIYRQGAERFDVELGPVVANFVLADEINRAPAKVQSAMLEVMAERHVSIGGQTFPMPDPFLVLATQNPIENEGVYPLPEAQRDRFLFKILVEYPSAEEEREIIYRMGVTPPTPHEVLSPGELVRLQGVAAQVFVHHALVDYVVRLVLTTRTPNDHGLADVAGWVSYGASPRASLGIIAASRALALVRGRDYVLPQDVVDVVPDVLRHRLVLSYDALADGVPIDHIITRVLQTVPLPQVSARPQGGAGQGGPVPAGAPVR; encoded by the coding sequence GTGACCGAGCCCGGCTACGCCGAGGGCGGGAACGGGCAGCAGCCCGCCACGCCGGCGCGGGACGCCCAGTTGCTGGAGCGGACCGTGTTCGAGGTCAAGCGGATCATCGTCGGCCAGGACCGCCTGGTCGAGCGGATGCTGGTCGGCTTGCTGGCCAAGGGCCACCTGCTGCTCGAAGGCGTGCCCGGTGTCGCGAAGACGCTGGCCGTCGAGACGTTCGCGCGGGTCGTCGGGGGCTCGTTTTCGCGCGTGCAGTTCACCCCGGACCTGGTGCCGGCCGACATCCTCGGCACCCGGATCTACCGCCAGGGCGCCGAGCGGTTCGACGTCGAGCTCGGCCCGGTCGTGGCCAACTTCGTGCTCGCCGACGAGATCAACCGTGCGCCGGCGAAGGTGCAGTCGGCGATGCTCGAGGTGATGGCCGAGCGGCACGTGTCCATCGGCGGGCAGACGTTCCCGATGCCGGACCCGTTCCTCGTGCTCGCCACGCAGAACCCGATCGAGAACGAGGGCGTGTACCCGCTGCCGGAAGCGCAGCGTGACCGGTTCCTGTTCAAGATCCTCGTCGAGTACCCCTCCGCCGAGGAGGAGCGCGAGATCATCTACCGGATGGGCGTCACGCCGCCCACCCCGCACGAGGTGCTCAGCCCCGGCGAGCTCGTCCGCCTCCAGGGCGTCGCCGCGCAGGTCTTCGTGCACCACGCGCTGGTCGACTACGTCGTGCGGCTCGTGCTGACCACCCGCACGCCGAACGACCACGGCCTCGCCGACGTCGCCGGCTGGGTGTCCTACGGCGCCTCGCCGCGCGCCAGCCTCGGCATCATCGCCGCCTCGCGGGCGCTGGCCCTGGTCCGCGGCCGCGACTACGTGCTGCCCCAAGACGTCGTCGACGTCGTGCCGGACGTGCTGCGCCACCGGCTCGTGCTGTCCTACGACGCCCTCGCCGACGGCGTCCCCATCGACCACATCATCACCCGCGTGCTGCAGACCGTGCCGTTGCCGCAGGTCTCGGCCCGGCCGCAGGGCGGGGCCGGCCAAGGCGGCCCGGTCCCGGCGGGCGCGCCGGTCAGGTAA
- a CDS encoding molybdenum cofactor guanylyltransferase gives MRYAGIVVAGGSARRLSGVDKPALNVGGKSLLTRAIHALEGAERVIAVGPRRPGFDVVWTREPVPGTGPVAAVAAGLLFVPEDVEAVAVLAADLPGVRRSTVDRLVAAVGGAGGADGAVLVDAAGARQWLLGVWRVPALRAALPEHPENAALRRTLGALDIVDVPAEPGEADDIDTPEDLDRLS, from the coding sequence GTGCGGTACGCGGGGATCGTGGTGGCCGGCGGGTCGGCCCGCAGACTGTCCGGTGTGGACAAGCCGGCCCTGAACGTGGGCGGAAAGTCGTTGCTGACCCGCGCCATCCACGCCCTCGAGGGCGCCGAACGGGTGATCGCGGTCGGCCCGCGACGGCCCGGTTTCGACGTCGTGTGGACCCGCGAGCCCGTGCCGGGCACCGGGCCGGTGGCCGCGGTCGCCGCCGGGCTCCTCTTCGTGCCCGAGGACGTCGAAGCGGTCGCCGTGCTCGCCGCCGACCTGCCCGGCGTCCGCCGGTCCACAGTGGACCGCCTGGTGGCCGCGGTCGGCGGCGCCGGCGGTGCCGATGGTGCGGTCCTGGTCGACGCGGCGGGTGCCCGCCAGTGGCTGCTCGGCGTCTGGCGGGTGCCGGCGCTGCGGGCCGCGCTGCCCGAGCACCCGGAGAACGCGGCCCTGCGCCGGACGCTCGGCGCGCTGGACATCGTGGACGTCCCGGCCGAGCCGGGGGAGGCCGACGACATCGACACCCCCGAGGACCTGGACCGGTTGTCCTGA
- a CDS encoding DUF1801 domain-containing protein has product MTYTVEPRVDAYIDALPEWQQAICREVRELVHAADPEVTETIKRTRQPYFVLDGNICALLAAKDHVNVFVYDGGIVPDPDGIITAGHGNKTARTVAFRRGEPINAPALTAMFRQIIANNRAGGWRKLKRDA; this is encoded by the coding sequence ATGACCTACACCGTCGAACCGCGCGTCGACGCCTACATCGACGCCCTGCCCGAGTGGCAGCAGGCGATCTGCCGGGAGGTCCGCGAGCTCGTCCACGCGGCCGATCCCGAGGTGACCGAGACGATCAAGCGCACCCGGCAGCCGTACTTCGTGCTGGACGGCAACATCTGTGCGCTGCTCGCGGCGAAGGACCACGTCAACGTCTTCGTCTACGACGGCGGCATCGTGCCCGACCCGGACGGCATCATCACCGCCGGGCACGGCAACAAGACCGCGCGGACGGTCGCGTTCCGCCGCGGCGAGCCGATCAACGCGCCCGCCCTCACCGCGATGTTCCGGCAGATCATCGCGAACAACCGGGCCGGCGGCTGGCGCAAGCTGAAGCGCGACGCCTGA
- a CDS encoding NlpC/P60 family protein — MPSGRRGLTVSTLALVILFGAGGTGLAAPPPPPNPSDSDLNSSKAQANAKAGEVGRLTNQLAQAEQKLSQLQDDVELKQEEANKALVDLQTAQDAAAQAENDAKAARTEADAAAGAIEKARDELKSFAAASFQQGSTVGSLSAYLSADSPKDMLARAQLLDAVGGDRLNALDRLQQAQTEKSNKDSAARKAAEIAQQKQDAARQAKNGADAAQNAAVSAQDNQQTQNSALEANKSSVEQQLYTAQAKVNGLQGQRQRYQDWLAQKQREDDERARQAALASSGGGGGGRPSAGSRPSAPAGASIEAVIARALSKLGMPYAWGGGNASGPTRGIRDGGVADRYGDYNKIGFDCSGLMIYAFAGVRSLSHYSGYQYTSGRRVPLSQMRRGDMLFYGGAGGIHHVALYLGGGQMVEAPQSGLRVRIAPVRYGGIMPYATRLVG, encoded by the coding sequence GTGCCGAGCGGGCGCCGTGGACTGACCGTGAGCACCCTGGCTCTGGTGATCTTGTTCGGCGCGGGCGGCACGGGCCTCGCGGCGCCCCCGCCGCCGCCCAACCCCAGCGACTCGGACCTCAACTCCAGCAAGGCCCAGGCGAACGCCAAGGCTGGCGAGGTCGGCCGGCTGACCAACCAGCTGGCCCAGGCCGAGCAGAAGCTGTCGCAGCTGCAGGACGACGTCGAGCTGAAGCAGGAAGAAGCCAACAAGGCCCTGGTCGACCTGCAGACCGCCCAGGACGCGGCGGCGCAGGCCGAGAACGACGCGAAGGCCGCCCGGACCGAGGCGGACGCGGCGGCCGGGGCGATCGAGAAGGCGCGCGACGAGCTCAAGTCGTTCGCCGCCGCCAGCTTCCAGCAGGGCAGCACGGTCGGCTCGCTCTCGGCGTACCTGAGCGCCGACAGCCCGAAGGACATGCTGGCCCGCGCGCAGCTGCTCGACGCCGTCGGAGGCGACCGGCTCAACGCCCTCGACCGGCTCCAGCAGGCGCAGACCGAGAAGTCGAACAAGGACTCCGCGGCCCGCAAGGCCGCCGAGATCGCCCAGCAGAAGCAGGACGCCGCGCGCCAGGCGAAGAACGGCGCCGACGCCGCGCAGAACGCCGCCGTCAGCGCGCAGGACAACCAGCAGACGCAGAACTCGGCCCTCGAAGCCAACAAGTCGAGCGTCGAGCAGCAGCTCTACACCGCGCAGGCCAAGGTCAACGGCCTGCAGGGGCAGCGCCAGCGCTACCAGGACTGGCTCGCGCAGAAGCAGCGCGAGGACGACGAGCGCGCCCGGCAGGCCGCGCTCGCGTCGTCCGGCGGTGGCGGCGGTGGCCGTCCGTCCGCCGGGTCCCGCCCGTCGGCCCCGGCCGGCGCGTCGATCGAGGCCGTGATCGCCCGGGCGCTGTCCAAGCTCGGCATGCCCTACGCCTGGGGCGGCGGCAACGCGAGCGGTCCGACCCGCGGCATCCGCGACGGCGGCGTCGCCGACCGCTACGGCGACTACAACAAGATCGGCTTCGACTGCTCCGGCCTGATGATCTACGCCTTCGCCGGGGTCCGGTCGCTGTCGCACTACAGCGGCTACCAGTACACGTCCGGCCGCCGGGTCCCGCTGTCGCAGATGCGCCGCGGCGACATGCTGTTCTACGGCGGCGCGGGCGGCATCCACCACGTCGCGCTCTACCTCGGCGGCGGCCAGATGGTCGAGGCCCCGCAGTCCGGGCTCCGCGTCCGGATCGCCCCGGTGCGCTACGGCGGGATCATGCCGTACGCGACGCGCCTGGTCGGCTGA
- a CDS encoding aconitate hydratase produces MPLELDVTAPASKDSFGAKDTLKVGDASYEVFRLNKVEGAERLPYSLKILLENLLRTEDGANITADHIRALGSWDPNADPSIEIQFTPARVIMQDFTGVPCVVDLATMREAVTDLGGDPDKVNPLAPAELVIDHSVIIDVFGTPDAFERNVEIEYERNRERYQFLRWGQGAFDEFKVVPPGTGIVHQVNIEHLARTVMSRNGQAYPDSCVGTDSHTTMVNGLGVLGWGVGGIEAEAAMLGQPVSMLIPRVVGFKLTGEIPTGVTATDVVLTITEMLRRHGVVSKFVEFYGDGVSAVPLANRATIGNMSPEFGSTAAIFPIDEETVRYLKLTGRSAEQVALVEAYAKEQGLWHDASHEPQFSEYIELDLSTVVPSIAGPKRPQDRIELTDAKSSFRKSVHDYVDGEDTTPHTKVDEASEESFPASDAPSLSFAEDDAAPVIVSAANGASGRPTKPVKVSTSDRGEFVLDHGAVVIASITSCTNTSNPSVMLGAALLARNAVDKGLAVKPWVKTSMAPGSQVVTDYYNKAGLWPYLEKLGYHLVGYGCTTCIGNSGPLSDEISAAIQENDLTAVSVLSGNRNFEGRINPDVKMNYLASPPLVIAYALAGTMDFDFANQPLGQATDGTDVFLKDIWPTPQEIQETIDSSITQEMFTKDYADVFDGGDRWKALPTPEGKTFEWDAESTYVRKPPYFEGMQAEPAPVTDISGARVLAKLGDSVTTDHISPAGAIKPGTPAAQYLTEHGVEKKDFNSYGSRRGNHEVMIRGTFANIRLRNQLLDDVQGGYTRDFTQDDAPQAFIYDAAQNYAAQGTPLVVLGGKEYGSGSSRDWAAKGTSLLGVRAVITESFERIHRSNLIGMGVIPLQFPQGESAASLKLDGTETFDISGITALNEGSTPRTVHVTATRTDGTKVEFEADVRIDTPGEADYYRNGGILQYVLRKMTNA; encoded by the coding sequence ATGCCACTGGAGTTAGACGTGACCGCACCTGCCAGCAAGGACAGCTTCGGCGCCAAAGACACGCTGAAGGTCGGCGACGCCTCGTACGAGGTGTTCCGCCTGAACAAGGTCGAGGGCGCCGAGCGCCTGCCGTACAGCCTGAAGATCCTGCTCGAGAACCTGCTGCGCACCGAGGACGGCGCGAACATCACCGCCGACCACATCCGCGCGCTGGGCTCGTGGGACCCGAACGCCGACCCCTCCATCGAGATCCAGTTCACGCCCGCCCGCGTGATCATGCAGGACTTCACCGGCGTCCCCTGCGTCGTCGACCTCGCCACCATGCGCGAAGCGGTCACGGACCTCGGCGGCGACCCCGACAAGGTGAACCCGCTCGCCCCGGCCGAGCTGGTCATCGACCACTCGGTGATCATCGACGTCTTCGGCACCCCCGACGCCTTCGAGCGCAACGTCGAGATCGAGTACGAGCGCAACCGCGAGCGCTACCAGTTCCTGCGCTGGGGCCAGGGCGCCTTCGACGAGTTCAAGGTCGTCCCGCCGGGCACCGGCATCGTGCACCAGGTCAACATCGAGCACCTCGCCCGCACCGTGATGTCCCGCAACGGGCAGGCCTACCCCGACTCCTGCGTCGGCACCGACTCGCACACCACCATGGTCAACGGCCTGGGCGTGCTGGGCTGGGGCGTCGGCGGCATCGAGGCCGAGGCCGCCATGCTGGGCCAGCCGGTCTCGATGCTGATCCCGCGCGTCGTCGGCTTCAAGCTGACCGGCGAGATCCCCACCGGCGTCACCGCGACCGACGTCGTGCTGACCATCACCGAGATGCTGCGCCGCCACGGCGTGGTCTCCAAGTTCGTCGAGTTCTACGGCGACGGCGTGAGCGCGGTGCCGCTGGCCAACCGCGCCACCATCGGCAACATGAGCCCGGAGTTCGGCTCCACCGCGGCGATCTTCCCGATCGACGAGGAGACCGTCCGCTACCTCAAGCTGACCGGCCGCTCGGCCGAGCAGGTCGCCCTCGTCGAGGCGTACGCCAAGGAGCAGGGCCTCTGGCACGACGCGTCGCACGAGCCGCAGTTCTCCGAGTACATCGAGCTGGACCTCTCGACGGTCGTCCCGTCGATCGCCGGCCCGAAGCGCCCGCAGGACCGCATCGAGCTGACCGACGCGAAGTCGTCGTTCCGCAAGTCGGTGCACGACTACGTCGACGGTGAGGACACCACCCCGCACACCAAGGTCGACGAAGCCTCGGAAGAGTCCTTCCCGGCCAGCGACGCGCCGTCGCTGTCGTTCGCCGAGGACGACGCCGCGCCGGTGATCGTCTCCGCCGCGAACGGCGCCTCGGGCCGCCCGACCAAGCCGGTCAAGGTCTCCACGTCCGACCGCGGCGAGTTCGTGCTCGACCACGGCGCCGTCGTGATCGCCTCGATCACGTCGTGCACCAACACCTCGAACCCGTCGGTCATGCTCGGTGCCGCGCTGCTCGCGCGCAACGCCGTGGACAAGGGCCTCGCGGTGAAGCCGTGGGTCAAGACGTCGATGGCGCCGGGCTCGCAGGTCGTCACCGACTACTACAACAAGGCCGGGCTCTGGCCGTACCTGGAGAAGCTGGGCTACCACCTGGTCGGCTACGGCTGCACCACGTGCATCGGCAACTCCGGCCCGCTCTCGGACGAGATCTCCGCGGCGATCCAGGAGAACGACCTCACCGCGGTCTCGGTGCTCTCGGGCAACCGGAACTTCGAAGGCCGGATCAACCCCGACGTCAAGATGAACTACCTGGCGTCGCCGCCGCTGGTCATCGCCTACGCGCTGGCCGGGACGATGGACTTCGACTTCGCGAACCAGCCGCTGGGCCAGGCCACCGACGGCACCGACGTGTTCCTCAAGGACATCTGGCCGACGCCGCAGGAGATCCAGGAGACCATCGACTCCTCGATCACGCAGGAGATGTTCACCAAGGACTACGCCGACGTCTTCGACGGCGGCGACCGCTGGAAGGCGCTGCCCACCCCCGAAGGCAAGACCTTCGAGTGGGACGCCGAGTCCACCTACGTCCGGAAGCCCCCGTACTTCGAGGGCATGCAGGCCGAGCCGGCGCCGGTCACCGACATCTCCGGCGCGCGCGTGCTGGCGAAGCTGGGCGACTCGGTCACGACCGACCACATCTCCCCCGCCGGCGCGATCAAGCCGGGCACCCCGGCCGCGCAGTACCTGACCGAGCACGGCGTGGAGAAGAAGGACTTCAACTCCTACGGCTCGCGGCGCGGCAACCACGAGGTGATGATCCGCGGCACCTTCGCGAACATCCGGCTGCGCAACCAGCTGCTGGACGACGTCCAGGGTGGCTACACGCGCGACTTCACCCAGGACGACGCCCCGCAGGCGTTCATCTACGACGCGGCGCAGAACTACGCGGCGCAGGGCACGCCGCTGGTCGTGCTGGGCGGCAAGGAGTACGGCTCGGGCTCGTCGCGCGACTGGGCGGCCAAGGGCACCTCGCTGCTGGGCGTGCGCGCGGTGATCACCGAGTCGTTCGAGCGCATCCACCGGTCGAACCTGATCGGCATGGGCGTCATCCCGCTGCAGTTCCCGCAGGGCGAGTCGGCGGCGTCGCTGAAGCTGGACGGCACCGAGACGTTCGACATCTCGGGCATCACGGCGCTGAACGAGGGTTCGACGCCGCGCACCGTGCACGTCACGGCGACCCGCACCGACGGCACGAAGGTGGAGTTCGAGGCGGACGTCCGCATCGACACCCCGGGTGAGGCGGACTACTACCGCAACGGCGGCATCCTGCAGTACGTGCTGCGGAAGATGACGAACGCGTAA
- a CDS encoding alpha/beta fold hydrolase, with product MGEHSDLAYDERGHGQPVVFLHAGGMTRAMWEEQFTRLARGHRVIRYDARGAGGSPNPSGAFSHHEDLKNLLDALDVDRPVLVGCSFGSRVFLDFALAYPDRPAGLVLTSPGISGMEFHDPYVLGLLAQAAEAARSGDGAAVVECVLRLWVDGPHRTPAEVAPAVRALCRDMLVGNFAAGHGAPALGAELGAIGRVAEIGTRMLVVTGDLDATDIFAVADLLEREAPHARRVRVPGAAHMVNLEQPRRFGELLEEFLA from the coding sequence ATGGGGGAACACAGTGACCTGGCGTACGACGAACGCGGCCACGGGCAGCCGGTGGTCTTCCTGCACGCGGGCGGGATGACCCGCGCGATGTGGGAGGAGCAGTTCACCCGTCTCGCGCGCGGCCACCGCGTGATCCGCTACGACGCCCGCGGCGCCGGTGGCTCACCGAATCCGTCGGGTGCGTTCTCACATCACGAAGACCTGAAGAACCTCCTCGACGCGCTCGACGTGGACCGGCCGGTGCTCGTCGGCTGCTCCTTCGGCAGCCGCGTGTTCCTCGACTTCGCGCTGGCGTATCCCGATCGACCGGCCGGGCTGGTGCTGACCTCGCCGGGGATCAGCGGGATGGAGTTCCACGACCCGTACGTCCTCGGCCTGCTGGCCCAAGCGGCCGAAGCCGCCCGCTCCGGCGACGGCGCGGCCGTGGTGGAGTGCGTCCTGCGGCTGTGGGTCGACGGCCCGCACCGCACGCCCGCGGAGGTCGCGCCGGCCGTTCGCGCCCTGTGCCGGGACATGCTGGTGGGGAACTTCGCCGCGGGCCACGGCGCCCCGGCGCTCGGTGCCGAGCTGGGCGCGATCGGCCGGGTCGCGGAGATCGGCACCCGCATGCTCGTCGTGACCGGCGACCTGGACGCCACGGACATCTTCGCGGTGGCCGACCTGCTGGAGCGCGAAGCCCCGCACGCGCGCCGGGTCCGGGTACCCGGCGCCGCGCACATGGTGAACCTCGAGCAGCCCCGCCGGTTCGGCGAGCTGCTCGAGGAGTTCCTCGCCTAA
- a CDS encoding MgtC/SapB family protein, giving the protein MTTFEMLLRVGTGVGLGAVIGVERQFRARMAGLRTNALVAVGATLFVLLSAHGFGGLSGSGDADPTRVAAQIVSGIGFLGAGVIMRDGLNVRGLNTAATLWCSAAVGSLAGSGLYAVALAGTAVVVGVNVVLRPLGRVVDRRPDSGDETPARYEFQAVTRDDSEAHVRALLVQALARTDFRLLSVLSTDRPEDRTVEVRAELAADQRDDAQMESAVSRLSLEPAVSSVRWEAVPA; this is encoded by the coding sequence ATGACCACCTTCGAAATGCTGCTGCGCGTGGGCACCGGCGTCGGCCTCGGCGCCGTCATCGGGGTCGAGCGCCAGTTCCGCGCCCGGATGGCCGGGCTGCGCACCAACGCCCTCGTCGCGGTCGGCGCGACCTTGTTCGTCCTGCTGTCCGCCCACGGCTTCGGCGGCCTGTCCGGCAGCGGTGACGCCGACCCGACGCGGGTGGCCGCGCAGATCGTCTCCGGCATCGGGTTCCTCGGTGCCGGCGTGATCATGCGCGACGGCCTCAACGTCCGCGGCCTCAACACCGCCGCGACGCTGTGGTGCTCGGCCGCCGTGGGATCCCTTGCGGGATCGGGGTTGTACGCGGTGGCCCTGGCCGGGACGGCGGTCGTGGTCGGGGTGAACGTGGTGCTGCGCCCGCTCGGCCGCGTCGTCGACCGCCGCCCGGACTCGGGTGACGAAACCCCGGCCCGCTACGAGTTCCAGGCCGTGACCCGTGACGACTCCGAGGCCCACGTCCGCGCGTTGCTCGTACAAGCGTTGGCGCGCACGGACTTCCGCCTCTTGTCGGTGCTGAGCACGGACCGTCCGGAGGACCGTACGGTCGAGGTGCGTGCCGAGCTGGCCGCCGACCAGCGTGACGACGCGCAGATGGAGTCCGCGGTGTCCCGGCTGTCGCTGGAGCCCGCGGTGTCCAGTGTGCGCTGGGAAGCCGTGCCGGCTTAG